The nucleotide sequence CTCAGATTCTCCAGACCCTCAAAGCTCCTTCCTTTCAAGGTCTTCGGCTCTTCCTCCCTCAGCCCAATTGAGGACGGCTCCGCCGACCAGTTTTTGCAGAACAATTCGCTTGCGGATTTCATGCGGTTCAAAAGGGGTCCCGATGGCGGAACGGGGGAGCTGCAGACGGCGGTTGTCAGCTACAAAAAGCGGTTCCCTTGGTCGCTTTTGAGGCCGTTTCTTCAGGTATTGGGTGTAAAGTTGGATTCTTTGATTTGAGTTCTTTTGTTCTGTTTGTGGGGGTttgtttctaatatttttttttttttgggttgttcTTGTTTTGGTGTTGTAGGTTGATTTGGTTTCGACAATTCACATCGCGGATAAAGAGTATGTATCTTCAAGCAATCATTGTTATTTTTGCGCAATTGCTTCTTCTTTTGTCGTAGTTTTGCAGTTAGCTACTTATGATTGGAATTGTTTAATTGTTAGTGAAATATATGAACTCGGAAGCTAAAGCCTTATTAGTTCTAAATTATCGATTGAGTGGAAAAGTTGTTGCTCAAACATCGTGCGTGAGTTGAGCTAAATAAATGCAATGCTAGTGGTTTGAGAGATGAAGCTTTAAAGGGTAGCTTTCATATAAGTTTAAAGtgttttcaagaaaaagaatgaagttttgaagtttagCTTTCGTATAAGTTTTACACATAACTTTGCTGGGCTGTGATTTCAAGGAAAAAAATGTACATTCGACGCTAGAATGCAATGAAATGCATGCCAAGATTGTTAGAGACTTGGTGCTAGGAAAGTGCCTTGATCAATTTTACGTCATTTTTTGAAACTTAACTTAAATGATATGCAGAATATTTCGTTTTGGGCTCGATTTTAGATTCCCCTTGGTAATTGTTATTAACTTTCGGCAGtggttgatatttttttttcggtAACAGAAGTTGATGTTTACTTAATCTGTATGAGTATAGATTGGTTGTCCCAGCCATTACAATGTTAATGATCTTAAATACAATTTCCAGGTACTTTGAGACCCTCCAAAAGGAACTTGAGTCCTATGATTGTGTCCTTTATGAGATGGTGACTAGCCGGGAAAGTTTAGAGAACAGAAGATTCCTTGCTGCCACGAAAAGACTAAAAGTCAAAAGCTCACGCTCAAGAGGATTTAACATCCTCGGATGCATTCAGCGACAGATGGCTCGGGTTCTGACTCTTGATTTCCAATTAGACTGTCTTGATTATGAGTCTGAGAATTGGTACCATGCAGACCTCGACTTCGAGACTTTCAAATTGCTTCAGGTATGTatcttctctctcctttttgGAGGGTGTAAAATGCTTGAGGATCATTGGTGCATCTATTgcctttttcatttctttcaggAAGAAAAGGGCGAAAGCTTCTTCACATTTGCAAGAGATATGACTGTTAGATCCACGAAAGCTATGATTCAAACTGTTTCAATTCCAGAAGGCCTTGGTCCCTGGAGATCTAAGCTTTTGTGGGCCGCACGTGTGCTTCCGATGCCACTTGTTGGCCTTCTCATTATCGGAGGTGTCTGTGCAGACACGGGCAGTCAGGAATCGGAATTTCCAGAACTAGAAGCCTTGTCTAGGCTTGATTTAGGTGCTGCGATGAAGGTCTTCTTGGCCAAGAGATTAACATCTGAGTAAGTATTTGTCAAGAGTTTCGCTTTCCGTCACTTCTTCTTGATGAACGAATTTTCATAACTGATCAAACGAATTATCAATTGGGTTTTTAGTCTCAAAAGGGAATTGTGAATTGGTGCAAAAATTTGAATAGGAAAGTTGTTAGTGTGCAGGAAACTCAAAACTAACACACATGTATTACTTGGTTAAGATTCACGCAGGCTACAGCC is from Pyrus communis chromosome 10, drPyrComm1.1, whole genome shotgun sequence and encodes:
- the LOC137748466 gene encoding uncharacterized protein, which gives rise to MVSASLSILSSSSLFPSNSATHCDASSTSTSFKARPFESSKRTLRFSRPSKLLPFKVFGSSSLSPIEDGSADQFLQNNSLADFMRFKRGPDGGTGELQTAVVSYKKRFPWSLLRPFLQVDLVSTIHIADKEYFETLQKELESYDCVLYEMVTSRESLENRRFLAATKRLKVKSSRSRGFNILGCIQRQMARVLTLDFQLDCLDYESENWYHADLDFETFKLLQEEKGESFFTFARDMTVRSTKAMIQTVSIPEGLGPWRSKLLWAARVLPMPLVGLLIIGGVCADTGSQESEFPELEALSRLDLGAAMKVFLAKRLTSEFTQATADVEESSVIIGERNRAAIDALQKAIDSGNNKIAILYGGGHMPDLGRRLQELELIPTQAQWISAWSIRKQDLKSSSLPFLKTMAEVSGWPLNRYQTLALLIFSTVLALDLWFWELFFGTAVNWTYQLASQVAEYIDNAGMNL